One stretch of Paenibacillus sp. AN1007 DNA includes these proteins:
- the def gene encoding peptide deformylase: MSIRIIVKEPDEVLHKRAKEVTKVTPNVQKLLDDMADTMYDAEGVGLAAPQVGILKRLIVIDAGDEQGLIKMINPEIISSEGEQFGPEGCLSIPGINGDVRRFETVTVKGLDREGKELIITGSGLLSRAFQHEIDHLDGVLFTDIAEKVYEIAPEQTGPRRN, encoded by the coding sequence ATGTCGATTCGTATTATCGTTAAAGAACCAGATGAGGTGCTTCACAAAAGAGCCAAAGAAGTAACCAAGGTTACACCCAATGTACAGAAACTGCTTGATGATATGGCAGACACGATGTATGACGCCGAAGGCGTAGGTCTGGCCGCTCCGCAAGTGGGCATCCTGAAGCGTTTGATTGTCATTGATGCCGGGGATGAGCAGGGGCTGATCAAAATGATCAATCCGGAGATTATCTCCAGTGAAGGAGAGCAGTTTGGCCCCGAAGGATGCCTGAGTATCCCTGGAATTAACGGTGATGTTCGCCGCTTTGAGACGGTTACGGTTAAAGGCCTGGACCGGGAAGGCAAAGAGCTTATTATTACTGGCAGCGGCCTGCTGTCCCGTGCGTTCCAACACGAAATTGACCATTTAGACGGTGTACTCTTTACAGATATCGCCGAAAAAGTATATGAAATTGCGCCTGAGCAGACTGGACCGCGTCGAAATTAA
- the fmt gene encoding methionyl-tRNA formyltransferase, translating to MNIVFMGTPEFAVPSLDMLMAEGYHVVGVVTQPDKPQGRKKVLTPTPVKAAAERHGLPVFQPVKLRDPEATARLAEWKPDLIVTAAFGQILPKAVLDMPIRGCVNVHGSLLPKYRGGAPIQRSIINGESVTGVTLMYMAEGLDTGDMISRVEVPITDEDTSGTMFAKLSEAGSKLLQAEMPRLIAGETKAVPQNEAEATYARNLTREDEKIDWNRTSRELFNQIRGLVPFSGAFTMWDEQVFKVWAAANPDQTADEASSASNAGQAEPGTVLQLNKSGIEVKTGDGSLWLTEVQPAGKKVMQAADFARGGTLKPGMVLR from the coding sequence TTGAACATTGTTTTTATGGGAACACCTGAATTTGCCGTTCCTTCGCTGGATATGCTGATGGCAGAGGGATATCATGTGGTGGGTGTAGTGACCCAGCCTGATAAACCGCAGGGACGTAAAAAAGTGCTTACACCTACACCGGTCAAGGCCGCAGCTGAACGCCACGGTCTGCCGGTGTTTCAGCCTGTCAAGCTTCGTGATCCGGAAGCGACAGCTCGCCTTGCGGAATGGAAGCCTGATCTGATTGTGACTGCAGCCTTTGGACAGATTCTTCCGAAGGCAGTGCTGGATATGCCGATTCGTGGATGCGTGAATGTACACGGATCTCTTCTGCCCAAATATCGCGGAGGCGCACCGATCCAGCGTTCCATTATCAATGGAGAATCGGTGACAGGCGTTACATTAATGTATATGGCTGAAGGATTGGATACCGGAGATATGATCTCACGAGTGGAAGTGCCGATTACAGATGAAGATACCTCGGGAACGATGTTTGCCAAACTGAGCGAAGCCGGTTCCAAGCTGCTTCAAGCGGAGATGCCCCGTCTGATTGCAGGAGAAACGAAAGCCGTTCCTCAGAATGAAGCGGAGGCTACCTATGCTCGTAATCTGACTCGTGAAGACGAGAAGATCGACTGGAATCGTACATCCCGTGAATTGTTTAACCAGATTCGCGGGTTGGTGCCTTTCTCAGGCGCATTTACGATGTGGGATGAACAGGTGTTTAAAGTTTGGGCGGCGGCTAATCCCGATCAGACTGCAGATGAAGCCTCTTCTGCTTCGAATGCTGGACAAGCCGAGCCGGGGACCGTGCTGCAGCTGAATAAATCAGGCATAGAAGTAAAGACAGGTGATGGCTCTCTATGGCTGACCGAAGTGCAGCCTGCTGGCAAAAAAGTGATGCAGGCCGCTGACTTTGCACGTGGTGGAACCTTGAAGCCTGGAATGGTGCTGCGATGA
- the rsmB gene encoding 16S rRNA (cytosine(967)-C(5))-methyltransferase RsmB — protein sequence MSTPKSGHSSGKEYQAAASRAGGNHANRRHSSKGSSDNQGGRAGNRPASTSSAKGSQAHTRVQKPKTSARALAVKVLSAVEQDGAYSNLELNRRLKEAELSSADAGLATELVYGTIARRNTLDYYLERFVAKGMAKLQSWVRSLLRISAYQLIYLDRIPEHAVVSEAVNLAKKLGHQGISGMVNGVLRNMIRNKEQLHIPSDLPAPERISLEHSHPLWMVERWIAQYGEETTEAICRANNEPPAVSVRVNTTMTTRDKLMEEMADAGAVVDVSRLSPDGILVRSGGNMALTSWYRDGLFSVQDESSMLVAEAVAPEEGHHVLDCCAAPGGKTAHMAEKMRDRGHITANDVHAHKRELILEQAERLGLSCIDAVTGDALDLNKRYAESSFDRILLDAPCSGLGVIRRKPDVKWTKSASDIEEISSLQRELLDRAAPLLKPGGILVYSTCTIEASENEEMVADFLNRHPEYRAIGTPFWSQPEAANWKPVNGGVQILPQYAHSDGFYIARLTRVAD from the coding sequence ATGAGTACTCCAAAATCAGGACATTCTTCAGGTAAAGAATATCAAGCAGCGGCCAGCCGAGCAGGCGGTAACCATGCGAATCGTCGTCATTCCAGTAAGGGTTCTTCTGACAATCAAGGGGGGCGTGCAGGAAACAGGCCTGCATCGACTTCTTCTGCGAAGGGGAGCCAGGCTCACACTCGTGTGCAGAAACCAAAAACTTCAGCCCGGGCACTTGCTGTCAAGGTACTTAGTGCGGTTGAGCAGGATGGAGCGTACAGTAATCTGGAATTAAACCGTCGTCTCAAAGAGGCAGAGCTGAGTTCTGCGGATGCCGGACTGGCTACAGAACTGGTATACGGAACGATTGCAAGACGGAATACGCTGGACTATTATTTGGAGCGTTTTGTTGCAAAGGGAATGGCAAAATTACAGTCATGGGTGCGAAGCCTGCTTCGGATCAGCGCGTATCAGCTGATCTACCTGGATCGAATTCCGGAACATGCCGTCGTCAGCGAAGCCGTGAACCTGGCGAAGAAGCTTGGTCATCAGGGAATCTCCGGTATGGTTAACGGCGTGCTGCGGAATATGATTCGCAATAAAGAACAGCTGCATATTCCCTCGGATCTGCCAGCTCCAGAACGGATCTCGCTGGAGCATTCCCATCCGCTCTGGATGGTGGAGCGGTGGATCGCTCAATATGGAGAAGAGACGACAGAAGCCATTTGCCGGGCGAATAACGAACCCCCGGCAGTGAGTGTGCGTGTGAACACCACGATGACTACACGTGACAAGCTGATGGAGGAGATGGCAGATGCCGGGGCTGTTGTGGACGTTTCCCGTCTCAGCCCGGATGGTATTCTGGTACGAAGCGGCGGTAACATGGCTCTCACGTCCTGGTATCGGGACGGCCTGTTCTCTGTACAGGACGAAAGTTCTATGTTGGTTGCCGAAGCTGTAGCGCCTGAAGAGGGACACCACGTACTGGACTGCTGCGCGGCTCCAGGCGGCAAGACGGCTCACATGGCAGAAAAAATGCGAGACCGCGGTCATATCACGGCTAATGATGTCCATGCACATAAACGGGAACTTATTCTGGAACAGGCTGAACGTCTTGGACTCAGCTGCATTGATGCGGTAACCGGGGATGCGCTTGATTTGAACAAGCGATATGCCGAGTCTTCTTTTGACCGGATTTTGCTGGATGCACCGTGTTCGGGACTAGGCGTAATTCGCCGCAAGCCGGATGTGAAATGGACCAAGTCCGCTTCGGATATTGAAGAGATTTCCAGCCTGCAGCGTGAGCTTTTGGACCGTGCTGCACCGCTGCTCAAACCCGGGGGTATTCTCGTATACAGCACATGTACCATTGAAGCGTCGGAGAACGAAGAGATGGTTGCGGACTTTTTGAACCGTCATCCGGAATATCGGGCCATCGGAACGCCTTTCTGGTCGCAGCCCGAAGCCGCGAACTGGAAACCCGTGAATGGCGGTGTTCAGATCCTGCCGCAGTACGCGCACAGTGACGGTTTTTACATCGCAAGGTTGACAAGAGTGGCTGATTAA
- the rlmN gene encoding 23S rRNA (adenine(2503)-C(2))-methyltransferase RlmN, whose translation MKPFIYDFSLEQLQQWAVENGEPAFRGGQIFDWIYVKRVNDFSEMTNLSKALREKLADQFEFVTLKEITKFESKDGTVKFLFGLHDDHAIETVIMKHNYGNSICVTTQVGCRIGCTFCASTLGGLKRNLTAGEIVAQVVQAQKILDERGERVSSIVIMGSGEPFENYEATMTFLRIMIHEKGLNIGQRHITVSTSGIVPNIYKFADEDTQINLAISIHAPNDALRSKLMPVNRRFPFEDVMESLRYYLAKTGRRITFEYALIGGVNDQPEHAAELASVLKNMLCHVNLIPVNHVPERKYVRTSRSDIFNFQRILSEEGVNVTIRREQGHDIAAACGQLRAKHMELR comes from the coding sequence ATGAAACCTTTTATATACGATTTTTCCCTCGAGCAGCTGCAGCAGTGGGCTGTAGAGAACGGGGAACCCGCGTTTCGCGGCGGCCAGATTTTTGACTGGATTTATGTGAAACGTGTGAATGATTTTAGTGAAATGACCAATCTTTCCAAAGCTTTACGCGAGAAGCTGGCAGACCAGTTCGAATTCGTAACGCTGAAGGAAATTACCAAGTTTGAATCGAAGGATGGAACGGTGAAATTCCTCTTTGGTCTGCATGACGATCATGCGATTGAGACGGTTATTATGAAGCATAACTACGGAAACAGCATCTGTGTAACAACACAGGTTGGCTGCCGGATCGGCTGCACGTTCTGTGCGTCCACGCTGGGCGGTCTCAAACGCAACCTGACAGCCGGAGAAATCGTTGCCCAGGTCGTACAGGCTCAGAAAATTCTGGATGAACGCGGTGAGCGGGTCAGCAGCATCGTGATCATGGGTTCGGGTGAACCTTTTGAAAACTATGAAGCAACGATGACGTTCCTGCGGATTATGATCCATGAAAAAGGACTGAACATCGGGCAGCGTCATATCACCGTGTCCACGAGTGGAATTGTGCCCAACATCTATAAGTTTGCAGATGAAGACACGCAGATTAATCTTGCCATTTCGATCCACGCGCCTAATGACGCTCTTCGTTCGAAATTGATGCCTGTAAACCGCCGCTTCCCGTTTGAAGATGTGATGGAATCTCTTCGCTATTACCTGGCGAAGACAGGCCGGAGAATTACGTTTGAATACGCATTGATTGGCGGCGTTAACGATCAGCCTGAGCATGCAGCGGAACTGGCAAGTGTGCTTAAAAACATGTTGTGCCATGTCAACCTGATCCCGGTTAACCATGTGCCTGAACGCAAATATGTGAGAACATCAAGAAGTGACATTTTTAATTTCCAGAGAATTCTCTCGGAAGAGGGAGTGAATGTTACGATTCGCCGTGAACAGGGACATGACATTGCTGCCGCTTGCGGCCAGCTTCGTGCAAAGCATATGGAGTTGAGGTGA
- a CDS encoding Stp1/IreP family PP2C-type Ser/Thr phosphatase has product MIKTVHVSHIGRVRSVNEDSAWIRNLDTGYILGIVADGMGGHLAGDTASRLAVETLVQDLATLEPGLSHASLSAALSDAILHANEVIFRTASTDDKYHNMGTTVVAALLNDAEGVIGHIGDSRAYKIAGREVFQLTEDHTLVNELYKNGQISKEDVTHHPRRNVLTRALGTDAEVKVDMDTVKLEEGEVLLLCSDGLSNLVSNEQIIQVAGNLELALEDRADRLLQLALLAGGDDNITVALFEPQQQDTVQTETGCES; this is encoded by the coding sequence TTGATCAAAACAGTTCATGTGAGCCATATCGGACGAGTACGTTCGGTAAATGAAGATTCAGCCTGGATTCGTAATCTCGATACAGGATATATTCTGGGAATCGTCGCGGATGGCATGGGCGGACACCTTGCTGGTGATACAGCAAGCCGCCTTGCGGTGGAGACGCTGGTTCAGGATCTGGCGACACTTGAGCCAGGTTTGTCCCATGCTTCTCTGTCCGCAGCTCTGAGCGATGCGATTCTTCATGCGAATGAAGTCATATTCCGCACGGCGTCCACGGACGACAAGTATCATAACATGGGAACGACCGTAGTCGCAGCCTTGTTGAATGATGCGGAAGGTGTGATTGGACATATCGGGGACAGCCGTGCCTACAAAATTGCGGGCAGGGAAGTATTCCAGCTGACCGAGGACCATACACTGGTGAACGAATTGTATAAAAATGGTCAGATCAGCAAAGAGGATGTTACTCATCATCCACGCCGCAACGTGCTTACCCGTGCGCTTGGCACGGATGCCGAGGTGAAGGTTGATATGGATACAGTGAAATTGGAAGAAGGCGAAGTGCTGCTTCTCTGCAGTGACGGACTTAGCAACCTGGTCAGCAATGAGCAGATTATTCAGGTCGCGGGCAACCTTGAACTTGCACTGGAAGACCGTGCTGACCGATTGCTGCAGCTGGCACTGCTTGCTGGAGGAGACGATAACATAACGGTGGCTTTATTTGAGCCCCAGCAGCAGGATACCGTACAAACGGAAACGGGGTGTGAGTCATGA